The sequence AGGCATTTACTGAGTTTGcatttgtctgtatttgtctttgttccaaagcaaaaaaaaccaacaatcaacccaaccaaaaaaacccagccaaatCAACAACCTCATGGTGGCTTTCTTTACGAGTGACATGTTACATGactttggctttgttttccgTTTTTACTTACCGCATCGTGTGTTTGCTTTCCACGCAATTAAAAGTGTTTGTGTGCACCATTGTAACTAAATATGCCCTTAATTCATAAACTCGCTGGCTGGACCAGAGCAGCGGTGATgggagcccaggctgcccctccagcccatggcagggtggGTATtttgggaggtgggggtggggggtgtgttggttgaatttcttccttgtgtgTTGTCTTTGCAACCACAAGGTCCTGTCCCTCAAAAGGTGGAAGCGCATGCGGAAAGGGAGGAAGCTGTGGTGTCACTCCCAGGAGTACTTACACTAAAATTGTAGGGAGGCTTACACCTTGTTTTATGCAAACGGtggctttgctttattttgtgagTGTGCTGGGCTCTTGGATGGGGAAACTGCTgcttgcagggctgcagccagccgCCCAGCCCTGGTTTTGCTTCGcctgccctggggcagctctgcagcccaccACCCCCCGGGGGGCCCTGGGAGActgccttcccctccagccctgggacGGGGCAGGTCTCCCGGGCAGATAGCTTAGCCAAGTCTGACACCAGCCCTAGGCACCATgcctgcaagagcagcagcCTTCACCTGAGGcctgagcaaaaaaaaattgagtaaCTTGCTTATTCCATGTTTCCCACGAGAAACAATCAATAGGAAGAAGCCTTCTTTCCAgctctctcctttgctttttacaaaaggatcctttttttctctccctttgaaAGAACTCATCTTTTAGAGAAATTGCCATGCCACGGTGCAATTCCCCCCATAATTATACTTTGCATGAAAAACTCACCGAGAGAGAAAATTCCCATCGAGTAGGAATCCAGGTGGGAACCCAGGCAGGGGGGAGACCTGCCCCCCTACACAAATCCGGCCCAGACAAAATAACGACGATGACTGAGCTGAGCAGCTTTGCCTTTCTTTAACCTTAGAACAGCTCAGGAAGGCGAGGTCTTCAAAACCCTGaactattacttttttcttccctttttaattttttttttttttttaaatttaaacagacACACCCACACCATGGAGATAGGGCACTGCTCACACGTGATGGATAGGGCTAAAtatctgcttctttctttccacctatgtacttttgtttccttctgtagGCAATAAAGAGCCCTTTTGCAACCACTCTTGTCCCCTGCTATGGTTCCTGAGGAGCacagggtgggaaggagggggacACGGGGACTGGCTGGGTGTTTCACAGCTTTCCACTGCCCTGGGATGCGCTTTTGGCAGCCAaggtggtggggtgggtgacGCAAATTTGATTCCTGCCCTTCTGGGCAGCTCCCCAGACCTTAGACACCTCCTACCAGCATGGCCAAGCCAGATTTTTAGACGGTGATAATTCTGCACAGGGTTGCAAGTCACACCCGCATTGGCTCGGTCCACGTGGCCGAGGGGACATCCCTGTGCCATGCCGGGGTCCCCGCGGGACTTGTACATCCCTCCCAGGAAAATGAGGGTCCATGGAAAGAGCCTCAGCTGATCACTGGGAAATTTCCCAGTATCTCCCGTTTCTCCTGTGCTTGCACAACTGGGagccagcactgaggtcagacCCCATCCAACTCCTGCCAACACCCTCCCAGGAGCAGTCAGAAAAAGGCACGACAACGCGGGGCAGAGGAAAGGCGGCGCGTTCGGAAGTGCCCTGTGGCAAAGCAGCCGAGGGCTTCACAGTGCCATGGTCCAGTCTAActcccccaacccccaaaaTCCCAATTTTTACACAAATCCGTGCAGAAGGAGCTGTTGCAGCCGAGGGGGGAAGCACGTTCATCCTTTTATTGCCGGCGCCCAGGATGCCCTGCACGGGGGGCAATGCCGGGTGCCCGAGAGGGAAGCCTTGTTTTGGGGGGAGTGAGGAAGGCTCCTGTCGCCGTTACACCACAAAACACGGCGTATCTCAGCACAGAGGGGCTGTGTCACCGCTGTCCCCGCCTAGAAGTAAATAACCACGGCTGGTTATTTATTATTGTGTCCGGACAGAGGGAGatatggggcaggggggctgcgaGGGGGCTGGCAccactgccctgctcccccagccaaCCACTCCGCCTTGCGCCGTGGCCGGGCCTTCTTGATGGTGTTCCTGCAGATTTtgtgggaggaaagaaatgaaaataaaactcgTCAGGAGGAGAGGGGACCATCTTGCCAACGCGTTTGATACgctgcttggtttttttggcTGCTGGGTGTTGCATACCTCTGCGTTAGCTTGTGGATGAGCAGCTGAATCCAGGGTGCCTCTGGGGCCACACACaccttcttatttttcttcagagtgaGGCTGCAAGGTTACAAGACCCCCTCAGACCCACACACACCTCTTGCTCAAAGCTTCTCTAACCACGCTGCCGTCTGCAGAGAAaacccctctccctccccagaaCGACTAtgagcacagccctgcaacCCTTGCCGGGAGGTAGGTGGGATTTTTTGGACCTCAACCACACACAACTTTTGGACCTCTGTGAGCCACGCTGGGGGTAACCCCTGTTAAAACGGGCACTTGTGCACCAGCCTGTGCCTTGCAAGAGTCACCACGAGATCTGGGAGCTTTGGAGAGGGTGCAAGCGCCCACCTGTTTTTGCACCGGTACATGAGCAAGCAATTTGCAGGAGCTGGTTTGCAGGCTTTCCACTTACATGACCTCCTTCCTCCTACAGTGAATACCCGGCGGTGTAACGTCGATGGCGAGGATCAGCCCCAAGTTGATGATCTGGGCGGTCGATTTGATGCACTTGCACCGCATGTTGGTCAGCAGGCTTTCCAGCGACAGACCTGCACCCAAAAGCAACCCACAGCCCTGTCTCAGCCCCCCGTGGGGAGGCAGACTGGGACCCCCACCATCCCCATGTCACCGTCCTGTCCCCTCCCCGGCGCCCACAGGGCCGTTTGCAGCCATGGGCTGGTGTTAATGGGGTTTGCAGCAGCAAGAACAGTGAGGCTACGCAAGGCTCATCCCTCCTGGCATGGTctcaaagctttcttttcatcCATACAGAGGCGGGGGAGCTTCAGCTTTTCCAAACATTACCAACAGTTTATGAATTAAACCCCTTCACCCGCCCCCCGAGCGCTTGAGTTTCACGGGGGTCTTGAAGAGAAGCAGCTTAAACCCATCAGGCAAATCCCTCCCAGTCCTGAGCGTCCCCCTCCAGCTTAGCCACCGggtttaaaaaggaaactcaAGTCCAAAGATAGGCAAGAGACAAGTTTGAAAGCTTAGAGGAGCCCACGGCCAGCCCCACCGGGGGCACCCAGCTTCGAGATTCGGAGGgggagacagacagacaccCCAAGGTCACTCACCGCCCCCCGGCACCAAGTTGCTCAtgagcagggccagggccagcgCTGCCGGCAGCAGCCCCATCCTCACCGCCAGCCCCCGCTGCCGCGGAGCCCGCTTTATAGCCTGCCGCGCTGGGGATTTTGCAGGCTGGGAaacgccggggcagggggggagaaAGAAGCTGCTCCATGCTTCGACTTCCCTGCTGTCGCTTCCCCCATCGCACGTGGCCCACGCCACCTCCCCGCCGACAAAGGCAGAAACGGCTGTGGTCACCTCCAAACCCCTCCTGCTTGCTCCATGTTTCTCCATGGAGAAGCGCCGGTGCCCCGCGCTCCGCTCCCCACCCCGCAGGGACCCGCTCCCCTGCACACCCCCGTGCCCTGGCATGCTGCAGGAAGGGACGCAAGTGACAGTGACCGAGAGCTGCTGCCTTTATTGGGACCTCTGAGGTTGTGCCCGCAGGGGACATCCAGCAGATCATCACGGGGAAGCGGAGACTGGTGGTTTTAAGGGCTTAAATGTAtaaaatgcagaggaagaaggggCTCAGGGCATCACGCAGTGGCATGCTCCCCCCACACCGGGGCAAGGATGCAGCGGGATGCAGTGGGATGcaggggaggcggggggggaggggtgtccAGTTTGGGGCCCGGCACATCTGGCCATCCTGCCGGTGGCAGCTTCCTCAGTGGGGagcttctttcttcctcctgccaaAAGCAGAAGGCGGGGGGAGAAATGTGTGAAGAGCAGTCCCCATGGGATGTCCCTGGTCCCACCGGGAGCTCCTTTTGCTGGGGGTGGAGCGGGGCTTACAGGTTTGCGAGGTCCTGCAGGAGTTTCTTCACCCAAGGGGTGTCAGGATCCACACAGACCCTCTCCCGGCTTTTTAGCTTGATCCTAGAAAACACGCAGCATTTAAGCTTCCCCCTCCTGCAGTGGGGGGGCTCGAGCAGCCAAGCCCTCTTGTACTTCTcggaaagaaaaagagcatgaAATGGAACTAATCCAAGACAGAcagaggggagcagagagcTCGGACCCCCCCGGAGCCACTTACATCACCTCTTGGcgccagcagctgctccccactGGCCGGACCTCGATGCTGCTGTATTTCCACGGGGGGATGAAGGTCCTGGTGGTCTTGGCACAGCGGCAGCTCAGGTTGCCATTGGCTTccaggagagctggaggggcaTACAGCCGCAGCTCACCCATCGCCCAAAACCCCACTGCCATCCCCAAAACCCTTTCTGGGCAATGCATCTCCTGCCACGTCCCAGCAGGGTCACCACATTGGCTTGCAAAAGAGCCTTGGTGGTATTTAAACCTTGGAGACAGCGGTGGGATGCCACCTCCGAAAACctcacacacacccacccacatcccccccagcatcctccaGCCACAGGGGCACGGGGAGCCTCACCTGCACCCCCAGGGCGGTGGGtcaccagcagcacccccagcagcagggccacCCGCGCAGCCATGCCGGCCCCAtccctggcaccagcagcatccccctATTTGAGCCGGAAAATAGGAGAAGTGAGGCGGTGTGGATGGGAGGCCCCAGGGGCCGGCGGGGTTGCCGTGGTTTTCACCCGTCTCCCTCGCTGAGCTTGCAACACTGCCGATGAAAAGGCTTGGTGGGGTCCAGGCTTCCCGAAACCCGCTCCGTTTTCCCCTTCCTATGAAGCCAGGTTTTGCAAAGATATATTGGTTATTTCCCCTGATGTTTATTCTTAGCCCAGGCAGCCGGGAGGGTTTTTGGggtgcttttttcttctgcccgATCAGCTGTTACTCATTTCTCTCGAAGCAGATTTCCCCCCTGCAAGGTGCATCCTAGCTTTGGtagcctttgcttttgctcttccccTCCGCTGCTGTGACCGATTATCCCAAAACCCTGCCGGGCGACCTCGCACCCATCCCCTATAATTCCTTATTggccttttctcctttcaaaagcctcacagctgcctgcagaccccagccccaccacagaCACCGGTGCTTGGATGTGGGGCGCATCAGCTGCATCgcctggctccctgccagcGGCACCGTGCCCTCGAGCCAGCGCCGAGGGAGGCAGTGGGTTATGCTGGGAAGGAACTTTGCTTCCCACCAGCTGCACCAGGGATGCCGGGCACTTGCTGGCAGTTCAGGGCTGAGACACCCATCCCAGCCACCGCTGCTGCTTTGGACAAACGTTTC comes from Falco naumanni isolate bFalNau1 chromosome 1, bFalNau1.pat, whole genome shotgun sequence and encodes:
- the LOC121082653 gene encoding C-X-C motif chemokine 2-like, which encodes MGLLPAALALALLMSNLVPGGGLSLESLLTNMRCKCIKSTAQIINLGLILAIDVTPPGIHCRRKEVILTLKKNKKVCVAPEAPWIQLLIHKLTQRNTIKKARPRRKAEWLAGGAGQWCQPPRSPPAPYLPLSGHNNK
- the LOC121082753 gene encoding C-X-C motif chemokine 13-like, with translation MAARVALLLGVLLVTHRPGGAALLEANGNLSCRCAKTTRTFIPPWKYSSIEVRPVGSSCWRQEVMIKLKSRERVCVDPDTPWVKKLLQDLANLRKKEAPH